atgtattttaattttgactttaagATATTTGACCAGCTGCACAACTAATCTGTACCTTGGGAAGAATAAACGACATAGAATAGGGAATTTCTTTATGCTGAAaagactttttataataaaaaggcaTTGTCGTTTGCATTGAAAATGTTCGAAAATTCAGAAGCAGATTACAAAGAAGAATTTCATTTCCGATGgcagattaaaaatttctcattcgCTAATTGCAAGACCGGTGAAGCTATCGAGAGTCCTCCATTTGTTGTCGATATTCTAGATGAAACCAAATGGTACATTTTAGTTTACCCGAATGGGAAAGAAGATGAAGAATATGTGGACATATATCTTTCAAGAGCTATTTATGACTACGGCGGTGATAATATCCCTATTATATTTACCTTCGAATTGGAAGCAGCAGATTCAACACGCCTAGAATGCAGAATAAGCCCTAGATCGTTTTTTACAAGAAATCTTGCTTGGGGATTCAACCCATATATTAAGCGAAGTATCTTATTGGGAGACATGAAGTCAATTTTGTTGCCTGATGATGTTTTTACAATACATTGTCATCTTGAGAGAGCTCCTCAGGAAGTCAATTACATCAAAGAATATATAGCTGAATCAATAATGGATatagaaaatttggaatttacGTGGGATATTAAGAATTGGAGCAAAATTGATGCCTACAGTCGGGTTTACAAAGATGCACACTTTAATGAAGAATGTGCAGCTCTCTTTCGAATATCCATTCTCAAAAGTGATGATTTCGCCAATAACTTAATTGTGGAACTAAGAAAATTGCATCCAGAATCAGAAACCTTCTTAACTTGCAGTATTTCTATTTTGGATGCAAAAGGCTGTGAAATACTTACCCGAATCACTCACCATCATTTCAAACATGGATTTGATGTGTTTTGTTGGTATCTTTTATATCGAGAAGAAATACAACATTCCTATCTGAGTGATGACACTTTGAGATTAAGATGCATTCTGAATATGGACACAGGCAAGACAACATGCAAGATCACACAGACAATCCGTGCATCGCCTAATGATGAAGAAcaggtaaaatataataaaaacgaaCTGTccgaagattttttaaatatgtacttGAAAGGTGACTTTTGTGACTTAAAAATCCGGGCCGGAGGTAGAGAAGTCAATTGTCATAAGGCCATCCTGTGTGCGAGATCTCCAGTAATTAGTAATTTGCTGGATAAAGCGGGCCAAACATCTGAAGGCTGTGTTGTCCTTGATATCGAAGATCTAGATGGCGATACATTAGAACAAATGATCTACTTCCTGTATTCTGATAAAATCAATGACTTAAAATACACCCAAGCTTTGGAATTATTAGTTGCCAGCCATAGATATCAAATAAGATATCTCACAGAGAAGTGCTCTGTATATTTGAGTACGATTTTAGATTTCGAAAACGTTTATGACATTTTAGCCACTGCTTGTGAACACATGCTTGGAGACTTGAGACGACGTGCCATCAGCTATATAAGTGAATATTTTCCTCGTATTTGTTTAACGACTGAATGGGAAAACTTCC
The window above is part of the Argiope bruennichi chromosome 7, qqArgBrue1.1, whole genome shotgun sequence genome. Proteins encoded here:
- the LOC129976654 gene encoding TD and POZ domain-containing protein 4-like, with protein sequence MFENSEADYKEEFHFRWQIKNFSFANCKTGEAIESPPFVVDILDETKWYILVYPNGKEDEEYVDIYLSRAIYDYGGDNIPIIFTFELEAADSTRLECRISPRSFFTRNLAWGFNPYIKRSILLGDMKSILLPDDVFTIHCHLERAPQEVNYIKEYIAESIMDIENLEFTWDIKNWSKIDAYSRVYKDAHFNEECAALFRISILKSDDFANNLIVELRKLHPESETFLTCSISILDAKGCEILTRITHHHFKHGFDVFCWYLLYREEIQHSYLSDDTLRLRCILNMDTGKTTCKITQTIRASPNDEEQVKYNKNELSEDFLNMYLKGDFCDLKIRAGGREVNCHKAILCARSPVISNLLDKAGQTSEGCVVLDIEDLDGDTLEQMIYFLYSDKINDLKYTQALELLVASHRYQIRYLTEKCSVYLSTILDFENVYDILATACEHMLGDLRRRAISYISEYFPRICLTTEWENFRKTRKEIAANTCREIRRMKNM